From Granulicella sp. WH15, the proteins below share one genomic window:
- the ruvA gene encoding Holliday junction branch migration protein RuvA: protein MIAHLRGRLISKSPNQAIVECAGVGYDVAISVATYTALPNEGEEARLHIFTKVAEDQLALFGFAETQEKRLFERLLTISGIGPKLAITVLSGIAADRLIAAIRASDHASLTKIPGIGKKTAERVVLELKDKLDDLATALPAATPVLSHGPVGDDALSALVNLGYARAVAQKAVETAIARDPAVTGSFEGLFRAAMGCIR from the coding sequence ATGATTGCTCACCTGCGCGGACGCCTGATCTCGAAGTCTCCCAACCAGGCCATCGTCGAGTGCGCCGGTGTGGGCTATGACGTTGCCATCTCGGTGGCGACTTATACCGCGCTGCCGAACGAGGGAGAAGAGGCGCGCCTGCACATCTTCACCAAGGTGGCCGAAGACCAGCTCGCCCTCTTCGGCTTCGCCGAGACGCAGGAGAAGCGGCTCTTCGAGCGGCTGCTCACCATCTCCGGCATCGGTCCCAAGCTGGCGATCACGGTGCTGAGCGGCATCGCCGCCGACCGGCTGATCGCGGCGATCCGGGCCAGCGACCATGCCTCGTTGACAAAGATTCCCGGCATCGGCAAGAAGACGGCCGAGCGCGTGGTGCTGGAGCTGAAGGACAAGCTGGACGACCTGGCCACCGCGCTGCCCGCCGCCACCCCGGTTCTAAGCCACGGACCAGTGGGCGACGACGCCCTCTCCGCGCTGGTGAACCTGGGCTACGCCCGCGCCGTGGCCCAGAAGGCAGTCGAGACGGCGATTGCCCGCGACCCCGCAGTCACAGGCAGCTTCGAGGGACTCTTCCGTGCGGCCATGGGCTGCATCCGGTAG
- the lpxC gene encoding UDP-3-O-acyl-N-acetylglucosamine deacetylase, whose protein sequence is MQGSAHLEQTIRSEISFAGVGLHSGAPVSMRLVPAPAGSGIVFRRTDLDNFEIPATGRNVAKVSYATSLMRQSVLIQTTEHLLSALIGFGVDNVIVEVDNLEVPILDGSALPYVQAFQTTGLKQQRRRREYLKILKEVEVREGSKFIGVYPGDGYRIDYAIDFPAPIGSETFTGNLATGDYVRWIAPARTFGFKEDEPMLRDMGLIRGASDQCAIILNRQGVLNGPLRFADEFVRHKVLDLIGDLALAGRRIQGRVVAERAGHAMHTALVQRLMRDRSAWELAHGYDEVPETAQDEAMVRGLLPVHA, encoded by the coding sequence GTGCAGGGTTCAGCTCACCTGGAGCAGACAATCCGGTCGGAGATCAGCTTTGCGGGCGTGGGGCTGCATAGCGGCGCGCCGGTCTCCATGCGGCTGGTACCGGCTCCGGCGGGTTCGGGAATCGTCTTCCGCCGCACCGATCTGGACAACTTCGAGATTCCCGCGACCGGGCGCAACGTCGCCAAGGTGAGCTATGCCACCTCGCTGATGCGGCAGTCGGTACTGATCCAGACCACCGAGCATCTGCTCTCCGCCCTTATCGGCTTTGGCGTCGATAACGTGATCGTCGAGGTGGATAACCTCGAGGTCCCGATCCTCGACGGCTCGGCCCTGCCGTACGTGCAGGCCTTCCAGACGACGGGGCTGAAGCAGCAGCGGCGGCGGCGCGAGTACCTGAAGATTTTGAAGGAAGTCGAGGTGCGGGAGGGGTCGAAGTTTATCGGCGTCTATCCCGGCGACGGCTACCGGATCGACTACGCGATTGATTTTCCCGCGCCTATCGGCAGCGAGACCTTTACCGGCAACCTGGCCACGGGCGACTATGTGCGCTGGATCGCGCCCGCCCGCACCTTCGGGTTCAAGGAAGACGAGCCGATGCTGCGGGATATGGGGCTGATTCGCGGGGCGTCGGACCAGTGCGCCATCATCCTGAACCGGCAGGGCGTACTGAACGGCCCGCTGCGGTTTGCCGATGAGTTTGTGCGGCATAAGGTGCTGGATCTGATCGGCGACCTGGCGCTGGCGGGGCGGCGGATTCAGGGCCGCGTGGTGGCCGAGCGCGCCGGTCACGCGATGCACACGGCGCTGGTGCAGCGGCTGATGCGGGATCGCTCGGCCTGGGAGCTGGCACACGGATACGATGAGGTTCCAGAGACGGCGCAGGATGAGGCGATGGTCCGGGGCCTGCTGCCGGTCCACGCCTAA
- the folK gene encoding 2-amino-4-hydroxy-6-hydroxymethyldihydropteridine diphosphokinase: MLAAVALGSNLASRFGEREENLRTAVERVCSLGSVVAVSSFFDTEPVGYLDQPRFLNGALLLETELAPIALLRGLLAIEAEMGRRRDLVVAKGPRVIDLDLLLVDGVVVDTPELMLPHPALAERAFVLEPLAEIAPGWVHPVTGRTVVEMLAALHAKQ, from the coding sequence ATGCTGGCGGCGGTGGCTCTGGGGTCGAATCTTGCCTCGCGCTTTGGGGAGCGGGAGGAGAACCTGCGGACGGCGGTTGAGCGAGTCTGTTCGCTGGGGAGCGTGGTGGCCGTCTCCAGTTTTTTCGATACGGAGCCGGTGGGGTATCTGGATCAGCCACGGTTTTTGAATGGGGCGTTGCTGCTGGAGACGGAGCTTGCGCCGATTGCTCTGCTGCGGGGACTGTTGGCGATTGAAGCCGAGATGGGGCGGCGGCGGGATCTGGTGGTGGCCAAGGGGCCTCGGGTGATTGATCTGGATCTGCTGCTGGTGGACGGGGTGGTGGTGGATACGCCGGAGCTGATGCTGCCGCATCCGGCGCTGGCCGAGAGGGCGTTTGTGCTGGAGCCGCTGGCGGAGATTGCGCCGGGGTGGGTGCATCCGGTGACAGGGCGAACCGTGGTGGAGATGTTGGCGGCGCTGCACGCGAAGCAGTAA
- a CDS encoding OmpA family protein, with the protein MRPTLLALLLVTLGSPAAFAQHDGAGSALLVPRFDVSVGYNYIRANAPPPGGCECFGLQGGAASFSYHITDWLSAAGEFTGGRAGNISALGQNLTLFTVAGGPRVQLTGRRFVPFGQALFGIGHGSDSYFPTGTTYSTSATNFALQAGGGVDFSLNRRFSVRAFDVEYLRTTFPNGSTNTQQQLMVGAGVVVKFRGMGLVRHHEERAEVARPSEITFTCSTASPTVEQGRMLDIVGYAHTEPDQVDLNYTWSSDAGAIVGNGRRVSINTMGVAPGSYHIYGRVSLASSPSTMQDCNTSFQVAAPAVAAAPAPTPTMLTVDPEKERVFHENVQDALFDYDSYKIRPDAQAAIDHAAKYMSDNPALAVTVGGYADDRGSAEYNLALGVNRANAARDALIAAGVSGDRIKIISYGKESQVCAAQNEACWQQNRRAAFQMQH; encoded by the coding sequence ATGCGTCCCACACTCTTGGCTTTGCTTCTTGTAACGCTCGGCAGCCCGGCGGCTTTCGCACAACATGACGGCGCCGGTTCCGCCCTGCTCGTGCCTCGGTTCGATGTCTCTGTCGGCTACAACTACATCCGCGCCAACGCGCCGCCGCCGGGAGGCTGCGAGTGCTTCGGCCTTCAGGGCGGCGCGGCTTCCTTCAGCTACCACATCACGGACTGGCTCAGTGCAGCGGGCGAGTTCACCGGCGGCCGCGCCGGCAACATCAGCGCGCTGGGCCAGAACCTGACGCTCTTCACGGTAGCGGGCGGCCCGCGCGTGCAGCTCACGGGACGGCGGTTCGTACCCTTCGGCCAGGCGCTCTTCGGCATCGGCCACGGTAGCGACTCGTACTTCCCCACGGGCACGACCTACTCCACCAGCGCCACCAACTTTGCCCTGCAGGCTGGCGGCGGTGTGGACTTCAGCCTGAACCGCCGGTTCTCTGTCCGGGCGTTCGATGTCGAGTACCTGCGCACCACCTTCCCCAATGGATCGACCAACACCCAGCAGCAGTTGATGGTCGGTGCCGGCGTCGTGGTGAAGTTCCGGGGCATGGGGCTGGTCCGGCACCATGAGGAGCGGGCAGAGGTCGCCCGTCCCAGCGAGATCACGTTCACCTGCAGCACGGCCTCGCCGACGGTTGAGCAGGGCCGGATGCTGGACATCGTCGGCTACGCCCACACCGAGCCTGACCAGGTGGACCTGAACTACACCTGGAGCTCGGACGCGGGTGCCATCGTCGGCAACGGCCGCCGCGTCTCCATCAACACGATGGGCGTGGCCCCGGGCAGCTATCACATCTACGGCCGGGTCTCCCTGGCCTCGAGCCCCTCGACCATGCAGGACTGCAACACGAGCTTCCAGGTGGCGGCACCGGCCGTGGCTGCGGCCCCTGCTCCCACGCCGACGATGCTCACGGTCGACCCGGAGAAGGAGAGGGTCTTCCACGAGAACGTGCAGGACGCCCTCTTCGACTACGACAGCTACAAGATTCGTCCGGACGCGCAGGCGGCCATCGACCATGCCGCAAAGTATATGAGCGACAACCCGGCGCTGGCGGTCACGGTGGGCGGCTACGCGGACGACCGAGGCTCGGCCGAGTACAACCTGGCCCTGGGCGTAAACCGCGCCAACGCCGCTCGCGACGCACTGATCGCGGCGGGAGTCTCGGGCGACCGCATCAAGATCATCAGCTACGGCAAGGAAAGCCAGGTCTGCGCGGCCCAGAATGAAGCCTGCTGGCAGCAGAACCGTCGCGCCGCCTTCCAGATGCAGCACTAA
- a CDS encoding M20 family metallopeptidase, with the protein MTKMTLQALATAAAAHSGWIEQHLRELVEVESPSEDRAAVNAAAALVAGWARELKGRVKLHKQKEFGNILKLCFGPRTGRPVLLLGHLDTVWSLGTLTQMPWREQDGRLYGPGVLDMKAGVVMALAAIKCLQEQKLSRPVQFLLVSDEEVGSPVSRHITERVALEAEAVFVLEPAQGLAYKTARKGVGNYNLRVTGVAAHSGVDFESGHSAIREAARQIEIISAFTDLSRGLTVNCGVIEGGTRSNVIAAECTVEIDVRIARAADARLIERQLRGLRATDPSCKLELTGGINRPPMERKAGTIRLFRQARRLAAGLGFELDEAATGGGSDGNFTAALGVPTLDGMGAVGAGAHAAHEHIIAAELVPRTALLAAMIANL; encoded by the coding sequence ATGACGAAGATGACCCTGCAAGCCCTTGCCACCGCCGCCGCCGCTCACTCGGGTTGGATCGAACAGCACCTCCGCGAACTGGTTGAGGTGGAATCGCCCAGCGAAGACCGCGCCGCCGTCAATGCCGCCGCAGCCCTGGTCGCGGGCTGGGCCAGGGAATTGAAGGGGCGTGTCAAGCTTCACAAACAGAAGGAGTTCGGAAACATTCTCAAACTCTGCTTCGGCCCCCGCACGGGCCGTCCGGTGCTGCTGCTGGGCCATCTGGACACGGTCTGGAGCCTGGGTACGCTGACCCAAATGCCGTGGCGCGAGCAGGACGGCCGCCTTTACGGTCCCGGCGTGCTGGACATGAAGGCCGGGGTGGTGATGGCGCTGGCCGCCATCAAGTGCCTGCAAGAGCAGAAGTTATCACGCCCCGTCCAGTTTCTGCTGGTCTCCGACGAGGAGGTCGGCAGCCCGGTCTCCCGCCACATCACCGAGCGGGTGGCGCTCGAAGCTGAAGCGGTCTTCGTGTTGGAACCAGCGCAGGGCCTGGCCTACAAGACCGCCCGCAAAGGCGTCGGCAACTATAACCTGCGGGTCACCGGCGTCGCCGCCCACAGCGGGGTCGATTTCGAGAGCGGCCACTCGGCCATACGCGAGGCGGCCCGCCAGATCGAGATTATCTCGGCCTTCACCGATCTCTCGCGGGGCCTCACCGTCAACTGCGGCGTCATCGAGGGCGGCACGCGCTCGAACGTCATCGCCGCCGAGTGCACCGTGGAGATCGACGTCCGGATCGCCCGCGCCGCCGACGCCCGCCTCATCGAGCGCCAACTGCGCGGCCTGCGCGCCACCGATCCGTCGTGCAAACTGGAGCTGACCGGCGGCATCAACCGCCCGCCGATGGAGCGCAAAGCGGGCACCATCCGGCTCTTCCGCCAGGCGCGAAGGCTGGCCGCCGGGCTGGGCTTCGAGTTGGACGAGGCCGCAACCGGCGGCGGCTCGGACGGCAACTTTACCGCCGCGCTCGGCGTGCCCACGCTCGACGGCATGGGTGCGGTCGGTGCGGGAGCCCATGCGGCCCATGAACACATCATCGCCGCCGAGCTGGTCCCGCGCACAGCCCTGCTCGCGGCCATGATCGCGAACCTGTAG